cattaacaaattaaaggaGTATATTCGtttgctagggctgtcataacaaattaccacaggctgggtgacttaaacaacaggaCTTCATTTCCTTATAATTCTGGAGCCTAAAGGTCCAAGATCAATGTGATGGCAGGGTTGGTTGCTTCTGAGGCCTCTTTTCTTGGCTTGCAGTTGGCTGTTTTCTCCCTGTGCCTTCAAATAATCTTTCCTTTATGCGTCATCTAAAGGATGACCTAACTTCTTCtcatgaggacaccagtcatgctGGATTTGGGCCCACCCATATGACCTTgtttttaccttaattacctctttaaaggcaaGATCTCCAAATTCAGTCAAATGCTGAGTTACTAGGATTTAGGAactcaacatacgaattttggggtacgtaattcagtccataacaggagaaaagaaaacattattacaTCAGTGGgtacagaaataaaaaacttagaAATTCAGCACAAGttcatgggaatttttttttaaatcttttagcAAGCTAAGATTACAAGGGAATTTCCCTTTCCTAAAATCTACAGCAAACATGCTTTCGTGTGAAATGTTAGAAGCATTTCCAGTAAGGTCTGAGAAAAGATAGAGGTATATGCTATCACCTCTACTGTTCAAAACTACACTGAAATGCAAAACCATAGCTGTGGGTATATAAGTAAGCTGTGGATATATAAGAAAGATACTATTTGGCGATATGATCACTTATGTAGAAAATTCAAAGGAATAAGCATGTGGAATATTCAAACGAATACGAAACCTCAGAAAGATAGTATAAATTCACTCTAACAAACAGCCAGAGCCTTGTCACACAAGAACAGTAACTAATTAGAACACGTGATAGAAGACATCCCAACAGCCACAGGATCCAAAAATTACCTTAAACGAATCATCACAAAAATGTATGAGATCTTTACGGAAACAACTATAAAAGTTTACTGATAGATTCCGGTAAAATAAGTCCCAAACAAACAGAGCAGTATAGCATATTCATTGGTGGAATACACAtcatagtaaagatgtcaattcgtATTTACAGACTTAGCGTCTTACCTGTAGATGTCAAGATGACTACAGAGCTTGGGCTGCTGTCTTCTCCCAGAATGAAGCCCAGAAAACTACGGAAGGGAGGATAAAAACAAATATCAACAATAAAATCGAAACAACCAAACATGAGAAACCCCTGGGGGAGACTGAGGACTGTGTTCAATAGGTACTTATGTTCGGGGTGAGGAAGTTCTGGGCCTAAGCTGGGGAGACTTCGTAGCTTGTAATAACAGAAGGCAGATGGCAGGACAGGGAGGAGCAAACCTTTTCAACTTCTGCTCCTGCTTCATTGCAGAAATCTGAGACCGTGCCTCAGGGCACAAATGCCAGCAGCCCCCCCGGGGGGGTGGGCAATGTCAAGACGGCAGGGAAGATGGGGTTCACTGAGGCACTATGACTCCAGTCTCCTAACAATCATCTGAAACCGCGCTAATGAGTAAGGActcatcttcaaaaaaattagtTTAGCAGAATATAAAGTATGAACTAAAAACGGAATAGTCAGTATCACAATGAATCACCCATAGTAAGGATAagtattttttcatgaaaaaaaatattacataaacacTTTGGATAGATGCACAATGTATAATATATTTCTCGCCATGAATGacagttataaaaaaagaaaatcactgcaCTGGACAATGCAATAGCCTGGAACCTGAAACCATTCTCAAAGAGTTGCTGGCAGGCAGGGACGATTTCTAATTTCCCTCATGGTATTTAACTGAGAAGTCAGGACACAAGGTGAGGACCCTTAAGAGAGAACTAAGGGGCCCACCCATTCCAGAACAGAGGGTATCCCACAGAATTCTGCTTTACTGCTGATATGAGTCCTGGGAGACTCCGAGCAGGGGTCCCAGGCTGAGCAGCCCCCTCATTTCCAGCTTGAGGGTCTCGGGAAGGTGGAGGCCTTGGTCTGAGGGTGGCAGACATAGGTCAGCGAAGGCAGGAGTCCAGATCTCGCCAGGTGACAAGGTGAGGTCCTGAGGGAGGATTTGAGGGCCAGAAGAAGCCTGCCCTGTCTCTGTGGTTAGCCCTGGGACGCTCCAGGGCATGGTCACTGGATGTGCTCAGAAGGGAGCAGCTGGTCTCCGCCAGACATCAAGGTGAGGACCCTGAGGGAGGACTATATAGCTTGGCCCCAAATAGAGGAAGCACCACAGAATCTAGTCCTTGACCTGCTTTCAGCCCTGGGAGGTCCTAGAGCTTGGTGGCCAAAAGCGGTGTCTCCTGATGCCCCTACTAGGGCATCAGGGAAAAGTGAGAACCTTGATGTGAGGGGCCCAGCTTCATGTCAGAAGAAGGGAGGGGACCCAGGTTCTGCTAGGCATCCCGAGGATCTGGAGGGAGGACTGAGAAGACTACGTCCCCAGACCCAGGGCGACACACAGAAAGCCGCCCATGGTATCAGAATGGGAGGTCCCAGGCAGGTCGGGCAGGCAGAAGCGCTGCCTCCCTGACTTCCTCTTTCGAGAGAGGGAGTCTCAGGGAAATGGCCTTGGACTGAAGGCCGCATCAGGTCCGCAAAAGGGCTGACAGGCAAGCCCTATCAGTAGTAAATGTAAATACCTTGGACATGCCCCAGGGTATGCCTACAGCCTCAGATGGGAGGGTGGTGGCAGGGAGCTTACCCTGCGCCCGGCGTCAACCCTCCGTCTCCCTGGAGCAGATGGCCATCCGTGCTTCCTCACGTCCACCTCGAAGTTATcgggaaggggaggggcttgTGCTGCAGCCAATGAGCTCAGCTCCAGAGAGGAGAGCGGCTCAGCCAGAGCCCAGAGCCAAGGCGAGGACCCCGAGCTAGGACTGAGGGGTTTTTCACCCCAGACATCGGGTCCTGGTCTCGGACGACCTGTGCGGTCATCCCGGGGAGACCCCAGGCAGGGTTCCCGTACGTGGCGCGGCTGGCCTTCCGTCTTGGGCGCGTGAGGGGCGTGAGGCTCGGCCTGACCGGAGCCCACTCCGGTCAGAAGAGAGAGGAATCGCGGGCTGCGCCAAGCTCGGAGGTGAGGACCCTGAGGGAGAGGCGGGAGGCttcccccccgcccgccccgcgtAGGGaggggggccaggctgggccccgCCGGTGCCGTTAGTTGTGGAAAGCCCCGAGCACGTGTGGTGGGCAGCGGCGTTTGGCGACCTTGGTCTTGGGCGTCTGGGGGACGCGAGCTTGGCCTGGGGGTTGCGGACTTAGGGCACAGGGGTAGGAGGCCTGGGCTCTGCCAGGCTGCAGGGTGAGGAGTGAGGCGACGGAGGGGGAGACGGCCCAGGGCCCTCTGAGCCAGCCGCCCTGGGGAAGCCCCAAAGCGGGATGGGCGGATACGGCGGGCGGTGACGTGCATTTTGGGGGTGCGGGGCCCCCCAACTCAGGGGCCAGCAGAGGGCCGGCCGCCGGGCAGCGGGTGAGGAcccggggcgggcgggcgggggcccCGCACCTTCCCCCGTGGGGTCTGCGCGCCGGGGGCCTGTTCGCGGGGCGGGGGGACGCGGCCCCGGCCCGACAGGCGGCGAGGGGACGACGCTCCCGCCACGGAGTGCGTGCGGGGCCCCGGATGTGGGGCGGCTGAGGGATGGGCGGCTCTTTGTGCCGAGGTGGCTGCGGCTCGGTAGTAGGCGAAGCCCGGGCCCCTGGCGGGCTTCGAGGGGCAGACCCGGGGGCAAGTGATCGGACCGTCCAGTGCGGACGCCGGGGGAGGGGCGCAGGGGGCCCAGAACCCCCTGCGCCTCCCGTCAGCCCCGAGGAGCCGGGCTGGACCGTGGAGCCCAGGTGGCGGTCCTCACCTCCGAGCTTGGCGCAGCCCGCGATTCCTCTCTCTTCTGACCGGAGTGGGCTCCGGTCAGGCCGAGCCTCACGCCCCTCACGTGCCCAAGACGGAAGGCCAGCCGCGCCACGTACGGGAACCTGCCAGATGTGGCAGGGGTCTCCCCGGGATGACCGCACAGGGAGACCCCAGGCATTTCCTTACGTTGTCTGGGGGAGTGTCTTACAGAGGTGAAGACCTTGGTCTCAGGAGGTGACGCAGCAGTTCAGAAGAGGAGGATTCCCAGGCCCTGTCAGGAGTCAATGTAAGGATCCTTGGTGTGAAGCCTGAAAGCCCCTCTCCTTGAAAAGAAGGACCCACAGAATCACAGCCCTGGGACGATCTGAGCAGGAGTAGCCAGGTGGGAGGAACTCTTACTTCTGCCACAGACCCTACCAGGAGTCAAGGGGATAGAGTGTCTTACAGAAGTGAGGTCTTGGTTGGAGGGGGAGACTTTAGGTCAGCGGAGGGTAGGACAGGCCTTGCTGGGAGTACAGATGAATACCTCGAGGGAGGATTGGGTGTATTCCCCACACTGGAACAGACCCCCGGCAGGAGTGGCTGGATTTGgtgtctttttacttttgtttggaGTATCCCAGGAAGGTGAAGAGCTTGGCCTGAGCTGGTGACATCAGCAGAGGGAAGAGTTCCGGGATCTGTGACGAGTCAAGGTAAGGTAAGGATCTTGAAGGAAGACTAAGAGTGCCCCCCAACCCAGACAGAAAGAGCCTCACGGAAACTCTACCTTGTCACCACTTATCCACTCTGGGAGGATCTGAGTAGGAATGCCCAGATGTGTTATACCCTCACTTCCTGcatggggtgggtggagggggtcTCTGGAAAGTGAGGCCTTGGTCTGAGAGGGTGATTTCAGAGGAAGTGAGCCCAGGCCCTACCAGGAAGAAAGAACACCCTgaggaaagacagagggaaaccCCCTGCATCTGGGGCAGATGAGGCCTCGCCCCTGATGTCAGCAAGACCCTGGGAAGGTGTGGCTTGCTGTGATGTCTCTTCACTTTTGTTTTGAGGGACTTGGAACTGAGGTCCTTAGTCTGAGTGTGAAGGCAGGGGAACTGAAGAAGCCACATCAGATCAGAAGAGGGAGGAGTCCCAGGCTCTGCTAGGAGTTAAGGTAAGGGCCTTTGGTGAGGAACAAAAGTACTTCCCACCCCAGAAAGAAGAGATCCCATACGGTCTGGCTTTCTCCTATTCTCAGCCCTAGGATGACCCAAGCAGGGTTGCCTGGATATGGCACGCCCTCACTTTCTCCAAGGTGAGGGAGGTGTCCCAGAGAGGCGAGGTCATAGTCTAAGGGAGTGATGTTAAGTCAGCAGCAGGTCGTCCGGGCCATGCCAAGAGTAGGGATGAATGCCATGAGGAAGGATTGAGGTTAGCCTTACCACAGAACAGATGGGGACCAGCCCTTGCTGTCAGCACTGGAAGGACCTAGCCAAGGCGGCAAGAGGTGTTGCCTCTTCATTCTTGTGCAGGGCTTCTCAGGGAGGTGAGAGCGTTGCTCTGAGGAGGAGCCACGTCAGGTCAGCAGAGGGAGGTGGCCCCGTTACTGCCAGGATTTAAGATAGGGACCCTGAGTGAGGACTGAAGGCacacccagccctgcctgcccctgctGTCTGC
This region of Acinonyx jubatus isolate Ajub_Pintada_27869175 chromosome X, VMU_Ajub_asm_v1.0, whole genome shotgun sequence genomic DNA includes:
- the LOC128311449 gene encoding uncharacterized protein LOC128311449; its protein translation is MHVTARRIRPSRFGASPGRLAQRALGRLPLRRLTPHPAAWQSPGLLPLCPKSATPRPSSRPPDAQDQGRQTPLPTTRARGFPQLTAPAGPSLAPLPTRGGRGGSLPPLPQGPHLRAWRSPRFLSLLTGVGSGQAEPHAPHAPKTEGQPRHVREPCLGSPRDDRTGRPRPGPDVWGEKPLSPSSGSSPWLWALAEPLSSLELSSLAAAQAPPLPDNFEVDVRKHGWPSAPGRRRVDAGRRFSGLHSGRRQQPKLCSHLDIYRTLNMPPPINQEPSLGVRNNGGEEEGDYSFEVSSQALCLQVISLISALTHQSLSNKRKRSGLSCKLKIFST